From Chryseobacterium joostei, the proteins below share one genomic window:
- a CDS encoding SRPBCC family protein — protein sequence MSTPIIVQYTINAPAEKVWNALTDQDEMKSWYFDIQDFELKVGNKFNFYEPGGENKYHHQCEILEIIPNKKLKHTWAYPDFSDLKTTVTWELQPEDDGTLVKLTHEDIENFKNLGDGFSRENFTGGWRSILGQSLKQYLEK from the coding sequence ATGAGCACACCCATTATTGTTCAGTACACAATAAATGCTCCCGCTGAAAAGGTTTGGAATGCATTGACTGATCAAGACGAAATGAAATCCTGGTATTTTGATATCCAAGATTTTGAATTGAAAGTAGGAAATAAATTTAATTTCTATGAACCCGGAGGTGAGAATAAATACCATCATCAATGTGAGATCCTTGAAATTATTCCCAACAAAAAACTGAAGCACACTTGGGCTTATCCTGATTTTTCGGATCTGAAAACAACAGTTACCTGGGAACTACAGCCAGAAGATGACGGAACTTTAGTAAAACTAACCCATGAAGATATTGAAAACTTCAAGAATCTGGGAGATGGCTTTTCAAGAGAAAACTTTACAGGAGGCTGGAGGTCTATTTTAGGGCAAAGCCTAAAGCAATATCTTGAAAAATAG
- a CDS encoding Na+/H+ antiporter: MIHSYVIISIVVLLSVMILVMIGQKLKVAYPIFLVIAGLLISFVPGMPRVEIEPDLVFLIFLPPILFEAAWFTSWQDFHKWRKQIFSMAFGLVFLTSIVVAYLSSSIIPGLTLAMGFLLGGVNSPPDAVAATSVLKHMKIPKKITNILEGESLINDASSLIVFKFALAAVISGQFIWRDAVQDFFTMAIGGIAIGVAVGFSFGALLRIIPTNSNIDTVITLIVPYIMYVGAEHFHFSGVLAVVAGGLLMSYNSHCYLSHTSRIQSGNVWSVLIFLMNTIIFILIGLELPIVVEGLTDYTISEGIFYSVVIGGAIIGTRIIYSYALMYFPRLCSKELRLKVPKPDWREPFIISFAAMRGVVSLAAALSIPAFLPNGDAFPHRNIILFVTFVIILITLVGQGLLLSPILKLLNIQDAGSELPEEKQEVILMRKLKETALHKLDNDFSELAVSNSLVRHQKHKLENEMMLMADKAQCMASTGDYVTAINQNKDVLRQIIQAQRNELHRMKREKIFDDHVMRTIEMQLDFDEAKITGFSHG; this comes from the coding sequence ATGATTCACAGCTATGTTATAATATCCATTGTAGTATTACTGTCTGTAATGATATTGGTAATGATTGGACAAAAACTTAAGGTAGCTTATCCAATCTTTCTTGTGATTGCAGGGCTATTAATAAGCTTTGTTCCGGGAATGCCGCGTGTAGAGATAGAGCCGGATCTTGTATTCCTTATTTTTCTGCCTCCTATTTTGTTTGAAGCAGCATGGTTTACTTCATGGCAGGACTTTCATAAATGGAGAAAGCAAATCTTTTCCATGGCGTTTGGACTGGTATTCTTAACGTCAATCGTAGTTGCTTACCTTTCATCTTCTATTATTCCGGGGCTCACGTTAGCAATGGGATTTCTGTTGGGGGGAGTAAATTCTCCGCCAGATGCTGTAGCGGCTACTTCAGTCCTGAAGCACATGAAGATTCCTAAAAAGATCACTAATATTCTTGAAGGAGAAAGTCTGATTAATGATGCATCCAGTTTAATTGTATTTAAATTTGCTCTTGCAGCAGTTATTTCAGGACAATTTATCTGGAGAGATGCTGTTCAGGACTTCTTTACCATGGCCATTGGAGGAATTGCCATTGGAGTAGCAGTAGGGTTTTCATTTGGAGCATTGCTGAGAATTATTCCTACCAACTCTAATATTGATACCGTTATTACACTTATCGTTCCCTACATCATGTATGTTGGTGCTGAACATTTCCATTTTTCAGGAGTATTGGCCGTAGTTGCAGGAGGGTTATTGATGTCCTACAATTCACATTGTTATCTGAGCCATACCTCAAGGATACAGTCCGGAAACGTATGGAGCGTACTGATATTCCTGATGAATACCATCATCTTTATTCTGATCGGTCTTGAATTGCCAATCGTAGTTGAGGGACTTACAGATTATACCATCTCAGAAGGGATTTTCTATAGCGTTGTTATTGGTGGAGCCATTATCGGAACAAGAATAATATACAGTTATGCACTGATGTATTTTCCGAGGCTTTGTTCCAAGGAACTGAGGTTAAAAGTTCCCAAACCGGACTGGCGAGAACCTTTTATCATCAGCTTTGCAGCGATGAGAGGAGTGGTTTCACTGGCGGCGGCACTGTCAATTCCTGCTTTCTTACCCAATGGAGACGCATTTCCGCACCGAAATATCATTTTATTTGTAACTTTCGTTATCATATTGATTACACTGGTTGGGCAGGGATTATTGCTTAGCCCGATTTTGAAGTTATTGAATATACAAGATGCGGGAAGTGAATTGCCGGAGGAAAAACAGGAAGTGATCCTGATGCGTAAATTAAAGGAAACAGCTTTGCATAAATTAGATAATGATTTTTCTGAGCTGGCTGTGTCTAATAGCCTTGTACGCCATCAAAAGCATAAGCTCGAAAATGAAATGATGCTAATGGCAGATAAAGCTCAATGTATGGCTTCCACTGGAGATTATGTTACAGCTATTAATCAAAATAAAGATGTTTTACGTCAGATCATTCAGGCTCAGAGAAACGAACTGCACAGGATGAAAAGAGAGAAAATATTTGATGATCATGTGATGAGAACCATTGAAATGCAGTTGGATTTTGATGAAGCGAAGATCACTGGTTTTTCACATGGATAA
- a CDS encoding bestrophin family protein, which yields MHSGKRFGAREFISWTRRSIYALIVLAAIPTVLYFLGLKFVSVPWQPIAIMGTAVAFIVGFKNNASYSRLWEARQIYGAIINDSRSFGYILRDSLADKDSNKVKTMFLRHYAWLTALRFQLRESRVWENTGTSQFDEYARKYDIPERLSKLDDELKKYLSEPELQYILSKKNRATQLMARQSKELSEAYEKGEINDFQWTQINQQLVKFTDSQGKAERIKNFPYPRNFSSITTYLLLLFIVFVPFGLLKEFDKLGEGTMVEGWTLWFNIPFSLLVTWCFHTLDSVGEASVNPFEGSPNDVPITQISRTIEIDMRDMLDETDLPPAITPKNNIVL from the coding sequence ATGCATTCAGGAAAAAGATTTGGAGCGCGCGAGTTTATCAGCTGGACAAGGCGAAGTATTTATGCCTTAATTGTATTGGCGGCCATTCCTACAGTTCTGTACTTTTTAGGACTGAAATTCGTTTCTGTGCCTTGGCAGCCCATTGCAATCATGGGAACTGCGGTGGCCTTTATTGTAGGATTTAAAAACAATGCCAGCTACAGCAGACTTTGGGAAGCCAGACAAATTTATGGAGCCATTATCAATGATAGCCGTAGCTTTGGATATATTCTGAGAGATTCTCTTGCTGACAAAGATTCAAATAAAGTAAAAACAATGTTTCTCCGTCATTATGCATGGCTTACTGCCCTTAGATTTCAGCTTAGAGAATCAAGGGTTTGGGAGAATACAGGAACATCTCAGTTTGATGAATATGCAAGAAAATATGACATTCCGGAAAGACTTTCAAAGCTCGATGATGAGTTGAAAAAATACCTTTCTGAGCCAGAACTTCAATATATCTTAAGCAAAAAGAACAGAGCAACACAATTGATGGCGCGTCAAAGCAAAGAATTGTCTGAGGCTTATGAAAAAGGAGAAATCAATGACTTTCAATGGACGCAGATCAATCAGCAATTGGTGAAATTCACCGATAGCCAGGGAAAAGCCGAAAGAATCAAGAATTTTCCTTATCCAAGAAACTTTTCTTCCATCACAACCTATCTTTTGTTATTGTTCATTGTTTTTGTGCCTTTTGGATTATTAAAAGAATTTGACAAACTAGGAGAGGGAACCATGGTAGAGGGATGGACACTTTGGTTTAATATTCCATTTTCATTACTGGTAACATGGTGCTTTCATACCTTAGATAGTGTAGGGGAGGCGTCGGTAAACCCTTTTGAGGGAAGTCCAAACGATGTTCCCATTACCCAAATCAGTCGTACCATAGAGATTGATATGAGAGATATGCTGGATGAAACAGATCTTCCGCCAGCCATTACTCCAAAAAACAATATTGTACTTTAA
- a CDS encoding DUF2490 domain-containing protein, with the protein MRKVFTKLAFTVLGLGSVFTFAQKSDLGAWYMYFGNNKISKKLNWHNEVQYRNFDGIGDLEQLLIRTGIGYDLTENNNNVLLGYGFILSQPYANGEKRENIEHRIFQQYITKQKFGRFNIQHRYRLEERFLEDDFRMRFRYMLGLNIPITQKEMLPKTLYASVYNEIFLHFDSPVFDRNRVYGALGYVINKNMRIEAGYMNQIQENRNRGQIQIGFYNNIPFTKN; encoded by the coding sequence ATGAGAAAGGTTTTTACTAAGTTGGCATTTACAGTGTTGGGGCTGGGATCCGTTTTTACATTTGCACAAAAAAGTGATCTGGGTGCTTGGTACATGTATTTTGGAAATAATAAGATCAGTAAAAAGCTCAACTGGCACAATGAAGTTCAGTATAGAAATTTTGATGGTATTGGAGATCTTGAACAACTTTTAATCCGTACAGGGATTGGATACGATCTTACTGAAAATAATAATAATGTATTACTAGGATACGGGTTTATTCTGAGCCAGCCTTACGCCAACGGTGAAAAAAGAGAGAATATAGAGCACAGAATCTTCCAGCAGTATATCACAAAGCAGAAGTTTGGGCGTTTTAATATTCAACATCGCTATCGTTTGGAAGAACGTTTTCTGGAAGATGATTTCAGAATGAGATTCCGCTACATGTTAGGACTGAATATTCCGATTACTCAAAAAGAAATGCTGCCGAAAACACTTTATGCATCGGTATACAATGAAATTTTCCTGCATTTCGACAGCCCTGTTTTTGACAGGAATAGAGTATATGGAGCGCTGGGATACGTCATTAATAAAAACATGAGAATTGAAGCAGGATATATGAATCAGATTCAGGAAAACAGGAATAGAGGACAGATCCAGATTGGTTTTTACAACAATATTCCGTTTACTAAAAACTAA
- a CDS encoding DUF1398 domain-containing protein translates to MKFTINDIKAAHQKVKSGADFPQYIKEIKGLGVSHYTTYVNDGNTEYFDADNQSAQTGGKYDTLGISEKVNLDNFKRRLKLHQQGGTDYMTFCNDCAENGVEGWVMNLDVMTCLILTKKEMIS, encoded by the coding sequence ATGAAATTTACAATTAACGATATTAAAGCAGCACACCAAAAGGTAAAGAGCGGTGCAGACTTTCCTCAGTACATCAAAGAAATAAAAGGACTGGGAGTCTCTCACTACACCACCTATGTTAATGATGGAAATACTGAGTACTTTGATGCTGATAATCAATCTGCCCAAACAGGAGGTAAGTATGATACTCTTGGTATTTCCGAAAAGGTAAATCTTGACAATTTTAAAAGAAGATTAAAACTCCATCAGCAAGGAGGAACAGATTATATGACATTTTGCAATGACTGTGCAGAAAATGGAGTTGAAGGATGGGTAATGAATCTGGATGTAATGACTTGTCTTATTTTGACAAAGAAAGAAATGATATCCTGA
- a CDS encoding VOC family protein: MASVNVYLTFNGNCREAFDFYKSVFGGEYPYIGTFGEMPPMEGKETSEEDKDRIMHVSLPISKETILMGSDTGGEWASNFQAGNNFSISVNAESKEEAGTIFNGLSEGGKVTMPMADTFWGAYFGMFTDKFGINWMVNYDDPAKMQQHP, encoded by the coding sequence ATGGCATCAGTAAACGTTTATTTAACATTCAATGGAAACTGTAGAGAAGCATTCGACTTCTATAAGTCAGTTTTTGGAGGAGAATATCCTTATATCGGAACTTTTGGAGAAATGCCTCCAATGGAAGGAAAAGAAACTTCTGAAGAGGATAAGGACAGAATTATGCATGTAAGTCTTCCAATTTCCAAGGAAACTATATTAATGGGAAGTGATACAGGCGGAGAATGGGCATCTAATTTTCAGGCTGGAAACAATTTTTCAATTTCTGTAAATGCAGAATCCAAGGAAGAAGCCGGAACAATATTCAATGGACTTTCAGAAGGTGGAAAGGTGACAATGCCAATGGCAGATACTTTCTGGGGAGCTTATTTTGGAATGTTTACGGATAAATTCGGGATTAACTGGATGGTAAACTATGACGATCCTGCTAAAATGCAGCAGCATCCATAA
- a CDS encoding VOC family protein → MKLGAFSISLSVKDLQKSKDFYEKLGFTTMAGSTEQNYLIMKNGSTLIGLFQAMFDGNMLTFNPGWDENAQNLESFDDVRDIQKRLKKDGIEIDKEADETTSGPEHIYLKDPDGNMILIDQHR, encoded by the coding sequence ATGAAACTAGGAGCATTTTCAATCAGCTTAAGTGTAAAAGATCTTCAAAAGTCTAAGGATTTTTATGAAAAACTGGGCTTTACAACAATGGCTGGAAGTACAGAGCAAAACTACCTGATCATGAAAAATGGATCTACGTTAATAGGTCTGTTTCAGGCAATGTTTGACGGAAACATGCTTACCTTCAATCCGGGCTGGGATGAAAATGCACAGAATCTTGAATCCTTTGATGATGTACGTGATATTCAGAAGCGTTTAAAGAAAGATGGAATCGAAATTGATAAAGAAGCTGATGAAACCACTTCAGGACCGGAACATATCTACCTGAAAGATCCCGATGGAAACATGATCCTAATAGACCAACACAGATAA
- a CDS encoding DUF1569 domain-containing protein, with protein sequence MENVFDAKDAQNYIDRINRLIEDTHGLWGKMTVDQMLAHCSVTYEMIYEPEKHKKPGSIAKFILKTFVKPKVVGEKAYPRDSPTAPQFLITGRKNFEEEKVRLIGFIQKTQQLGAEAFDGKESFSFGKLKAQEWNNMFAKHLNHHLAQFGV encoded by the coding sequence ATGGAAAATGTATTTGACGCAAAAGATGCTCAAAACTATATTGATAGAATAAACAGACTTATAGAAGACACGCATGGATTATGGGGGAAAATGACAGTGGACCAGATGTTAGCTCACTGTTCTGTAACCTATGAAATGATATACGAACCGGAGAAGCATAAAAAACCGGGATCCATTGCAAAATTTATTCTAAAAACCTTTGTGAAGCCAAAGGTGGTAGGTGAAAAAGCATACCCAAGAGATTCCCCAACTGCACCTCAGTTTTTAATAACAGGAAGAAAGAACTTTGAAGAAGAAAAAGTAAGACTGATTGGTTTTATTCAGAAGACTCAGCAGTTAGGAGCGGAGGCTTTTGATGGGAAAGAATCTTTCTCCTTCGGTAAATTAAAAGCTCAGGAATGGAATAATATGTTTGCAAAGCATCTTAACCATCACTTGGCACAATTTGGAGTTTAA
- a CDS encoding ABC transporter permease, translating into MKEFFRLLKREFKLFIGNSTLRTVFFLAPVFYATLLGFVYKSGKVENTPVLVIDRDNTPLSNQLTEMLDDNKSISIIKYIQEPLSIKDEVIKHEAAAVVIIPSRFEGDMLQKKYPELNVYINTGNVLTANFASKALQLTIGTFSAGASIKALQKAGMPAAKAATQYEPFKANYITLFNTTGNYLIFMWPAMLAVVLQQVILLAMAVSFAAEFERGSFVKEYRKMKKWAFPTMLIKVIPIWISSILIVGIYYFMHMIFRVPMPEGILNFILLTAVFVGSASFLGVFISILIPDALKATQILMVIASPAFIISGFTWPLSAMPAFVQFIANIIPLTPFLQAFKILLIQKGSVELTFPYLEHLSILLVVYAIIGWIALKIKLWFIFKKAAPQEIAMEGTSEEE; encoded by the coding sequence ATGAAAGAATTTTTCCGTCTTTTAAAACGTGAGTTCAAGCTTTTTATCGGCAATTCTACCTTAAGAACCGTGTTCTTTTTGGCACCGGTTTTTTATGCAACCTTGCTGGGGTTTGTCTACAAAAGCGGAAAAGTTGAAAATACACCCGTATTGGTTATTGACAGAGATAATACACCATTGTCAAACCAATTAACTGAAATGCTGGATGATAATAAAAGCATTAGCATCATTAAGTATATTCAGGAGCCATTGAGCATAAAAGATGAAGTGATTAAGCATGAAGCAGCAGCTGTTGTGATTATCCCATCCCGATTTGAAGGAGATATGCTTCAGAAAAAATATCCTGAACTGAATGTCTATATCAATACAGGAAATGTGCTAACGGCTAACTTTGCTTCCAAGGCATTACAGCTTACCATAGGAACATTTTCTGCCGGAGCATCTATAAAGGCATTGCAAAAAGCAGGAATGCCTGCAGCAAAGGCTGCTACACAATATGAACCTTTCAAGGCCAATTATATTACTCTTTTCAATACCACCGGAAACTACCTTATCTTTATGTGGCCTGCGATGCTGGCTGTGGTACTGCAACAGGTTATTTTGCTGGCAATGGCAGTAAGCTTTGCCGCTGAATTTGAAAGAGGATCTTTTGTAAAGGAATACAGGAAAATGAAAAAATGGGCATTCCCAACCATGCTTATCAAGGTAATTCCGATCTGGATATCTTCCATTCTGATTGTAGGGATCTATTACTTCATGCATATGATTTTCAGGGTTCCGATGCCGGAGGGAATACTTAACTTTATTCTTCTCACAGCCGTTTTTGTAGGTTCAGCATCTTTCCTTGGCGTATTCATCAGTATATTGATTCCGGATGCTTTGAAGGCAACACAGATTCTTATGGTAATAGCATCTCCTGCATTTATCATCAGTGGCTTTACATGGCCTTTAAGCGCGATGCCTGCATTTGTTCAATTTATCGCCAATATCATTCCGTTAACTCCATTTTTACAGGCCTTTAAAATCTTATTGATTCAAAAAGGATCTGTAGAGCTTACTTTCCCATATTTGGAACACTTAAGCATTCTTCTGGTAGTGTATGCCATTATAGGATGGATTGCTTTAAAGATCAAACTTTGGTTTATCTTCAAAAAAGCAGCTCCTCAAGAAATAGCAATGGAGGGGACTTCTGAGGAGGAATAA
- a CDS encoding HlyD family secretion protein: MHKNIAVLIASLFLLGSCDKKNEKIKEPEGKTKKDVISFAPKVTGRILKIYVSEGQTVKKGDTLAQLDVPEVSAKIAQAQGAVNAATAQEQMAKNGATPDQLRQLQAKYKGLKEQYDFAQKSYRRANNMFRDSLMSPQAHDEVYAKLQGAKAQYDAVVAELDDVNRGTRFEKVEMAAGQASQAKGALQEANVAYSERYIIATNDMDIETISLNTGELATAGFALFNGYIPESTYFRFTVPESAISKYKKGQNVNMQVVYNKENLEGSIVYIKQLTRYADITTAYPDYQLQDAIYEIKVKPKDMNKAKNLLVNANVILK; the protein is encoded by the coding sequence ATGCATAAAAATATAGCTGTACTCATTGCTTCTCTGTTTTTATTGGGAAGCTGCGACAAAAAAAATGAAAAAATAAAGGAACCGGAAGGAAAGACCAAAAAAGATGTGATCTCTTTTGCACCAAAGGTTACGGGAAGAATTTTAAAAATATACGTTTCTGAAGGACAAACTGTAAAAAAAGGAGATACGCTGGCACAGCTTGATGTTCCGGAGGTTTCAGCTAAAATAGCACAGGCACAAGGTGCCGTAAATGCTGCTACAGCCCAGGAACAAATGGCTAAAAATGGAGCAACACCCGATCAGTTGAGACAGCTTCAGGCAAAATATAAAGGATTGAAGGAGCAGTATGACTTTGCGCAAAAATCCTACAGAAGAGCTAACAACATGTTTCGTGACAGTTTAATGTCTCCGCAGGCACACGATGAGGTGTATGCAAAACTTCAAGGGGCAAAGGCTCAGTATGATGCCGTGGTAGCAGAATTGGATGATGTGAACAGAGGAACCCGTTTCGAAAAGGTAGAAATGGCGGCTGGGCAGGCTTCCCAGGCTAAGGGAGCTTTACAGGAAGCTAATGTAGCATATTCTGAAAGATACATCATTGCAACCAATGACATGGATATAGAAACCATAAGCTTGAATACCGGAGAACTGGCAACAGCTGGTTTTGCGCTTTTCAACGGATATATTCCTGAAAGTACTTATTTCAGGTTTACTGTTCCTGAAAGTGCTATTTCAAAATATAAAAAAGGGCAGAATGTTAATATGCAGGTGGTTTATAACAAAGAAAATCTGGAGGGAAGCATTGTTTATATCAAGCAGTTGACAAGATATGCGGATATTACCACTGCTTATCCTGACTATCAGTTGCAGGATGCTATCTATGAAATTAAGGTAAAACCTAAGGATATGAATAAAGCAAAAAACCTTTTGGTGAATGCTAATGTTATCCTGAAATAA
- a CDS encoding TolC family protein produces MKNNLLIFTFSFFAFPAFGWAQSAPDFKELLDSAMVRDSNLKMQITQNKLTDLDEHKLKDIFLPTLELSGKAGYLNGTARLTSPEINLAPFINIPEGTFNNNFNVSGFSGVAKADAKMLLYSGGKVKYLKKAVEEKKKSEDILLEKTRDEVMATISKAYDQLALIHQSKRVLDESKKRLDINKKTADKALGYGLITPYDHKKIELAQATLDAKVVEYEGKKELLLTQLYILTGINRDRLRMIDPTLSPVELLAAEKGIEQRAEIRALEHGINAANYKIKAEKTWMIPKVQLMASAYYIGLYGNRIKSSENVVPAVPVLGYEGKKLDWSPNNINVFPLITAGIGFKWEIFDGKEGKHAEETAKVGKEVLQNQKEDALKKLSLNLANNQTNYDIATAQITLKAKQKELAKSALVQAEKEFRYGMSKSSQLIDAENDLEAAELDYQNAIFNQRRAGIELMRSTQELDITKFYLIP; encoded by the coding sequence ATGAAAAACAATTTATTGATTTTTACGTTTAGTTTTTTTGCTTTTCCTGCTTTTGGCTGGGCACAGTCTGCGCCGGATTTTAAAGAACTTCTGGATAGTGCTATGGTTCGGGACTCGAACCTTAAAATGCAGATTACCCAAAATAAACTTACCGATCTCGACGAGCATAAACTAAAAGATATCTTTCTTCCTACCCTGGAACTAAGCGGTAAGGCAGGCTATCTTAACGGAACAGCAAGACTGACGTCACCAGAAATTAATCTGGCTCCCTTTATTAATATCCCCGAGGGAACTTTCAACAATAACTTCAATGTATCCGGATTTTCAGGTGTTGCCAAGGCAGATGCCAAAATGCTTCTGTATTCCGGAGGAAAGGTGAAGTACCTTAAAAAAGCAGTTGAAGAAAAGAAAAAATCTGAGGATATTCTCTTGGAAAAAACCAGAGATGAGGTTATGGCTACTATTTCTAAAGCCTACGATCAGCTGGCATTGATTCATCAGTCTAAAAGGGTTCTTGACGAAAGTAAAAAAAGACTTGATATTAATAAAAAGACAGCAGATAAGGCATTAGGTTACGGCTTAATCACTCCTTACGATCATAAAAAAATAGAACTGGCCCAGGCAACTTTAGATGCAAAGGTGGTAGAATATGAAGGCAAAAAAGAATTGCTTCTTACCCAGCTTTATATTTTAACAGGAATTAATAGAGATCGTTTGAGAATGATAGATCCTACATTGTCTCCTGTAGAATTGCTTGCCGCAGAAAAAGGAATAGAGCAAAGAGCTGAAATCCGTGCTTTGGAACATGGGATTAATGCCGCAAATTATAAAATAAAGGCAGAAAAAACATGGATGATCCCAAAGGTGCAACTGATGGCTTCTGCATACTATATCGGGCTTTACGGAAACCGAATTAAAAGCTCTGAAAATGTAGTTCCGGCAGTTCCGGTACTTGGATATGAAGGTAAAAAGCTGGATTGGAGTCCTAATAACATTAATGTTTTCCCACTAATTACAGCAGGAATTGGATTCAAATGGGAGATTTTTGACGGAAAAGAAGGGAAGCATGCCGAAGAAACAGCAAAGGTTGGAAAAGAAGTATTGCAGAATCAGAAAGAAGATGCATTGAAAAAGTTAAGCCTGAATTTGGCAAACAATCAAACCAATTATGATATTGCTACCGCACAGATTACATTAAAGGCTAAACAAAAAGAATTAGCAAAAAGTGCATTGGTGCAGGCTGAAAAAGAATTTAGATACGGAATGAGTAAATCATCACAGCTTATTGATGCAGAAAATGATCTCGAAGCAGCAGAACTGGATTACCAGAACGCAATTTTCAACCAGAGAAGAGCAGGAATAGAGCTGATGAGATCTACTCAGGAGCTGGATATCACCAAATTTTATTTAATCCCTTAA
- the eco gene encoding serine protease inhibitor ecotin yields MKFSKTLITGLVLMAGVSAFGQTKAQKFEKLQIEMFPKAKEGYKQVYIQLPVAKNENDLKVEVFVGAEKMLDCNNYFLMGEMKTQDLQGWGYNYYEVESKGETGGTLMACLDKKLTKKFVTLKPEIIRYNSKLPLVFYVPKDIEVRYRVLRPDAAMKKAVQK; encoded by the coding sequence ATGAAATTTTCAAAAACTTTAATTACAGGATTGGTATTGATGGCAGGAGTAAGTGCTTTCGGACAAACGAAAGCTCAAAAGTTTGAAAAACTGCAAATTGAAATGTTCCCAAAAGCTAAAGAAGGATACAAGCAAGTATATATTCAGTTACCCGTAGCGAAAAATGAAAATGATTTAAAAGTTGAAGTTTTTGTAGGTGCTGAGAAAATGTTGGATTGTAACAACTACTTCCTGATGGGAGAGATGAAAACTCAGGATCTTCAGGGATGGGGATATAACTATTATGAAGTAGAATCTAAAGGTGAAACCGGAGGAACATTAATGGCTTGTCTGGATAAAAAACTAACTAAAAAGTTCGTTACCCTTAAACCGGAAATCATAAGATACAACAGTAAATTACCATTGGTATTCTATGTTCCAAAAGATATAGAAGTACGTTACAGAGTTTTACGTCCCGATGCTGCAATGAAAAAAGCAGTTCAAAAGTAA